Within the Gordonia westfalica genome, the region CTCGACGACATCACGGGCTGGGCGACCTGCGAGGTGGCGCAGACGATCGAAGCGGGCGACCATCTGCTCCTCGTCGGCACCGTGACCCGGGCCGCGTCCGCGCACCGGCCGCCTCTCGTCTACAGCCACCGAACCTTCGGTACCCATTCGCAGTTCGCCGTCCGGGCGCGTCCCGCGATCGTCGATCAGATCGTCGCCTGCGCCGGCTGAAGCCCCCCCCAACTCGTCTCAGCAGCTGAGCAGAGACTCGCGCGGCTGTCGATCCCCCACACCCCATCACCACACACACCAGGAGAAGCCATGACTACCACCGCTCCCAGCCCCGTACGCACCGTCCCCAGCGATGCCGAACTGATCACCCGCGCCGTCGAACTCAAGCCGCTGATCGCGGCCAATGGCGCGCGGGGGAACAGGAACGCCGAGTCGTCGACGAGACCATCGACGCCCTGACCGACGCCGGACTGTTCCGGCTTTCGGTACCGAAACGCTATGGCGGATACGAGACCTCGGTTCGAACGATGCTGGACGTGTCCGCTGCAGTCGCCGAAGCCGACGGAGGTACGAGTTGGATTGTCACCCTCACCAACGTCTGCAACTGGCTCGTCGGGCTGATGTCGCAGGAAGCCCAGGACGAGGTGTTCGGCGCCGACCCCGACGCCCGCGTGTCCGGGGTCCTCGCCCCGACAGCCGAGACCCGCAAAGTCGACGGCGGCTACCGCGTCTCTGGCAAGTGGTACTACAACTCCGGCTCCCACCAGTGCACCTGGGCAGTCATGGGCATACCGATCACCGACGGCGACGGCAATGTCGTCGATCAGGGTTGCGCGCTCATCCCGCGCTCGGACCTGGCGTTCGAGGACACCTGGTTCGTCGCCGGCATGCGGTCGTCGGGCAGCAACTGCTTCATCGCCGACGATGTGTTCGTTCCCGATCACCGGATCATCAGTGTGCCGCCCGCGATCGGCGGCACATACCCGACTCCGCACACCGACGAGGTCCTCTACCGGTCGGCACTCGTACCCGTCCTCGCACTCGTGCTGATCGGACCGCAGCTCGGAATGGGCAGGGCTGCACTCGACTTCGTCGTCGACAAGGCTGCCAAGAAGCCGATCTCGTACACCTTCTTCGGCTCGCAGAAGGACTCGACGGCGTTTCAGCTCCAGGTCGCCGAGGCGTCGCGGCTCATCGACACGGCCCACCTGCACGCGTACCGCGCGGCCGCCGATATCGACGATGCCGCCGCGCGAGGTGAGTACCCGGACTACCTGGTGCGCGCACGAGTCCGCTCCGACACCGGGTATGTCGCCGAGTGCATCACCCACGCCATCGACATCCTGCTGTCCGCACACGGTGCGGGCTCCTTCGCCGAGACGAGTCCGCTGCAGCGGACCTGGCGCGACTCGGCGACCGCAGCACGACATGCAATCGTCTCTCCCGCAGTCAGTTTCGAGGCATACGGCAAGGCGCTCCTGGGCGTCGACGAGCCGATCACCCCGATGATCTGACGACCCGATCGACAACTTCTGAGGAGCACAAACACTCATGCGAATCGCAAACCACGATGGTCGCGCAACCCTGGTGACCGGCGACAACGGTGCCGAGCACGGCATCGATGTCGCCACCGCCTCCGGCGGCCGCTTTGGCCCTGATCTCCATTCTCTCTACGACAACTGGACCGCATTCATCACGTGGGCAGCCGATTCCGACATCTCCGACGCCGAGCCCGTCGAGATCGACCGCTCCCTCCTCGGCGCCCCGTCGCCAGCACCGCGGCAGGTCTTCGCCGTCGGACTCAACTACGACTCACATGCGTCGGAGTCCGGCTTCGACTCCCCCACCCACCTTCCGCCGGTGTTCACCAAGTACGTGTCCAGCTTTTCCGGACCGGACACCACGGTGACGATCCCCGAAGGCGGTTCCGTCGACTGGGAGGTCGAGCTGGTCGTCGTCATCGGTCGCGAAACACGCGGCGTCGGTGCGGGCGACGCGTGGAACCACATCGCAGGATTGACAGTCGGTCAGGACATCTCCGAACGGGTCGGCCAACTGCGCGGTCCGGCACCCCAGTTCGGGCTCGGGAAGTCGCATCCGGGATTCTCGCCGCAGGGACCGTGGCTGGTCACACCCGACCACCTCCCCGATCCCGACGACCTCGAACTGGGTTGCGCCATCGACGGTGAGGGCATGCAGAAGGGACGCACCCGCGATCTCATCTTCCCGGTTCCCGCACTCGTCGCCGAGCTCTCCCGCAATGTCACTCTCTATCCCGGCGACGTCATCTTCACCGGGACACCCGCGGGAGTCGGCGCAGCCCGTGACCCGAAACGATTCCTCGCCCCCGGCGAGCAGCTCGACAGTTGGATCACCGGAATCGGCGAACTCCACCAGACCTTCATCGCATCCCACGAGGACACACCATGACTCTCCATCGACTCGCCTCGGTCACCATCGGTGTGCCGAATGTCGCGCAGACCGCTGAGTACTACGACGAATTCGGACTCACTCCCGAAGCCGACGGCTGGTTCTCCACCACCGATGGTGGCCGCCAGCTCCGCATCGTCGAGACCCCAGCGCGGCGCCTGGTCGCGATGACCATCGGCGCCGATCATCCCGATGACCTCGATCGCATTGCGCACAACCTGTCCGAGCTCGACATCCCGTTCCGTCGCAACGCCTCTCAGGTCACCGCGATCGAGGTGGCCACCGAGGTGACCGTGACGGTCGACGTGCAACCGCGCATCACCCAGCGCCCCGTCGACCCGACGCCGTACAACGGTCCCGGCCGGATCGATCGCGGCACCGGCCGCGCGCCCGGGGTACTCCGCGACGACGCGATCCGGCCGCGGAAGCTGGGACACGCCGTCCTCGGCAGCACCGATCACGTGGTCACCCAACGGTTCTTCACCCACGGTCTCGGCTTCAAGATCAGCGACGAGGTCCCCGGCCTCGCGGCGTTCCTCCGCTGTTCCACCGACCACCACAATGTTCTCGTGCAGCAGTCGCCGGTGAACTTCCTGCACCACACGTCGTGGCAGGTCGACGATGTCGACGAGGTGGGCCGCGGCGCGATGCGCATGCTCGAAGCCGATCCCGACCGCCACGTCTGGGGTCTCGGCCGCCACTACGCAGGATCCAACTTCTTCTGGTACCTCAAGGATCCGGCGGGCAATTTCAGTGAGTACTACTCCGACATGGATTCGATCGTCGACGATCAGCTGTGGACTCCCGAAGTCGTCGAAGGCGCGAAGGGACTGTTCAGCTGGGGCCCGCCCCCGCCGCCGTCGTTCCTCGCACCTGAAGATCTCGCCTCCCTGATGACCGGCGCCCACAGCGCGGTCTGATCGACACCGCCACCGGCCCGGCGAACTCCGCGTTCTACCGGGCCGGTGGTCGGTCGCCGGCTCCCGCACTCCCGCATCCCTGCACCCCTGAGGACTTCGCATGTCATGCTCGCCACCGCCGATCTGGCAACCCGACGCCGTCTCCGCCTCGCACATCGGAGAGTTCGCCGAGCGTGTCGAATCCTCGACCGGACAGCACGTTCGGGATTATCGCGACCTGTGGCATTGGTCGGTGGACCAGCCGGCCGCGTTCTGGTCCAGCGTTGTCGACCACTTCGACGTACTCGTCGACGACGTGCCCGACGACATCCTCCCCGATCCGACGATGCCGGGCGCGCAATGGTTTCCGGGAGCCCACATCAACTATGCGGAACACGCGCTGCGCCGGCGAGGTTCCGCCGCCGCGGTGATCGCCGTCGACGAAGCCGGCACCACAACGCACGTGTCCCGAGACGAACTCCGCGGCATGGTCGGCGCTGTCCAGCAGTGGCTGCGGGATCACGGTGTCACCCGGGGTGACCGGGTGGTCGGCTACCTACCGAACTCGCTTCCCGCGCTCGTCTGCATGCTGGCGACAACGGCGTCGGGGGCGATCTGGTCGGCGTGCGGCCAGGACTACGGGGCCGCCGGCGCCGGTGCCCGCCTGGCACAACTCGACCCCGTGGTTCTGATCGCCGACGACGGTTACCACTGGAACGGCGTCGCACACGATCGACGGGACGACGTCGCACAGCTCATGTCCCAGATGCCTCACCTGCGTGGGGTCTTGCACGTGCAGACCTTGGATACTGCCGCAGCGAACAGGAATTCGACGCTGTCGAGGTGGGATGACGTCATCTCGCATCCCCGCGAACCCGTGTTCACGCGGGTCGAGTTCAACGAACCGCTGTGGGTCCTGTTCTCATCCGGCACAACCGGTGCGCCGAAAGGCATCATGCACTCGCATGGCGGCGTGACGCTCGACCACTTGAAGCTCCTCGGACTACACAACGATCTCGGGGAAGGAGACTGCTTCTTCTGGTACACAACGACCAACTGGATGATGTGGAATCTCGTGGCGTCCGGCTTGCTGGTCGGCAGCACGGTCGTCCTCTACGACGGCGCTCCGACCCACCCTGACCCGGCACGATTGTGGAACATCGTCGCCGAGCACAGGGTGACGATGATGGGACTGAGTCCGGGCTATCTGGCAGCGAGCGAGAAGGCAGGCATACGGCCCCGCGTCGACCTCGACCTGTCGTCGTTGCGGGCCATCGGTTCCACCGGCGCGCCGCTACCCGCACATGCCTACCACTGGGTGCGCGACAATGTGGGAGCGTCCATCCAGCTCGCGTCCACCAGCGGCGGTACCGACGTGGTGAGCGGTTTCGCCGGCTCCGCGCCCACCACGCCCATCTGGCCGGGTGAGATCTCCGCACCGCTGCTCGGGGTGAACCTGCAGGCGTGGGACGACCTGGGTAAGAGCGTGATCGACGAGGTCGGTGAACTGGTGATCGTTTCCCCCATGCCGTCGATGCCCGTCGCCTTCTGGAACGACCCCGACGGACATCGCTACCGGGACGCCTACTTCGACACCTACCCCGGTGTATGGCGCCACGGTGACTGGATCACCCTCACCGACCGCGGTTCGGTCATCATCTCCGGTCGATCCGACGCGACACTCAACCGACAGGGCGTCAGACTCGGCAGCGCCGACATCTACGAGGTGGTCGACGCTCTGGCACAGATCCGCGAATCCCTCGTCGTCGGCGTCGAACTCGACGCAGACAAATACTGGATGCCGTTGTTCGTCGTCATGGCGGACGGCCACGTGCTCGACGATAACCTGCGCCGGCGGATAGTCGAGGAACTCCGCACCCATGCATCGCCTCGGCACGTTCCCGACGACATCATCGACGTGCCCGCCATTCCGCACACCCGGACCGGCAAGAAACTAGAGATCCCGGTGAAACGACTCATCCAGGGTCGGCCGTCGAGTCAGGTGATCGGCGTCGACACCGTCGACGATCCCGAAGCCCTCGACCATTTTCGTCGTTTCGCGGTCACGTCGAAGTCCCCGAGGTGACCATGGGTAGCGGAACTCGCTACAACGCAGTCGGGTCGCCGGCGAGGAGTTGACCCGCCGCGGCACAGACCGAGAGCGCCGTCTTCGCCCAGCTCTCCGACGCCCCGGCCAACCCGCAGGTGGGTGTGACGACGACGTTCTCCGACAACACTTTCCGGTTGAGGCCGATGCGGTCGGTGATCGCGGCGAGGCCGGTCGCCACGGTGTCGGCGTTGACCGGATGCTTCGGCGCGGTGGACTGCACCCGGCCGGCGACCAGCACGTCCCCGCGGTCGATCAGCATCCCGATGCCGTCGAGGTCGGCGTCGGTGGGAGCGGTGACGTCGATCGAATATGCCACTCCCCGAAGGTGTTCGAGGAGGTCCCAGCGCGGCCGGCTGCAGTCGTGGAGCACCACCGGCACGTCGAGGAGTCCGATCAGCTCGGTGAGGGCCCGCGCCGCCTCGATCGCCGGGATGGCGCGTATCGGGTCGAATCGTGTGAGGGGTTTGACGGTTCCGTCGATGACCCGGCCGATCATCGGTTCGTCGATCTGGACCACGACCCGGGCGCCCAGGCGCCGGGTGACCTCGCCGACGTGTTCGCGAAGCCCTTCCGCGGTCGACGCCACGATGTCGCGGACCGCGCCCGGATCCTTCAGCACACGATGACCGTTGGGCAGTTCCACCGAGGCCGACGTGGTGAACGGACCGGCGACCTGGACCTTGAACGGTCGGCCGGTGCCGACGAATCCCGCTGTCTCCCACAGCTCCTCGACGACGTCGAGATCCTCTTTGAGGAAGTCCCGGGCCCGTCGCGTCAGCTGGGACTCCCGCTGCGCCAGACGGTATCCCCAGATCGCGGTGTCCATCGGGAGGTCGACGAGGATCGCGGCCATCCGGCCGATCAGATCGGAGCCCAGTCCACGACCGGGAAGCTCGACGAGGTGGGCGAGGTCGAGTTCGCCGTTGACCACCGCCGCTGCCGCGCGCGGGTCGGCGCCGGGCATCGAGCCCACGCCGGTTCCGACGCCGGTGGGCAGACCGGAAGTGGTCACCGGGTCGCGACGGCGGTCGGCTGCGACGAGGTGGACGCGATACGACCGCATCCGACGACCTGGTCTCCGCGCTCCGCGTCGGGCAGGTACAGGACGGCCGCCTGACCGCGTGCGACGCCGGTCAGCGGCTCGTGCAGGACGATGTCGATCGCGGGTTCGCCGGCGACGATGGTCGGGGTCGCCCTCACCGGTGCGAGCCCGCCATGGGCGCGCACCTGGACCATCGCCTCGAACGGCTCGTCGGGGGTGATGCCCGACGTCCAGACCGCACGGGTCGCGGTGATGCCCCAGACCTGCAGGTCTGCTGCGGTTCCGACCGTGACCGTGCCCGACTCCGGGTCGATCTCGGTGACGTAGCGGGGCTTGCCGTCCGCGGCGGGGGCGTCGATGCCGAGGCCCTTGCGCTGTCCGATGGTGAAGCCGTGGACACCGTCGTGGTCGGCCAGACGCTCGCCGGACGAGGCGTCGACCACCGCGCCCGGACGAATCCCGATCTTGGAACCGAGGAACGCGCGGGTGTCACCGCTGGGGATGAAGCAGATGTCGTGCGAGTCGGGCTTGTCGGCCACGGCTAGACCGCGTCGCGCGGCCTCGGCCCGGATCTCGCTCTTCGGGGTGTCCCCGATCGGGAAGAGCGCACGGGAGAGCTGCTCACGGGTCAGGACGGCGAGCACGTAGGACTGGTCCTTGTCGTCGTCGACCGCCCGGCGCAGTTCGCCGTCCACGAGCTGCGCGTAGTGACCGGTGGCGAGTGCATCGAAGCCGAGTGCGATCGCCTTGTCTGCGAGTGCGGCGAACTTGATCTTCTCGTTGCATGTCAGGCACGGGTTGGGCGTGCGCCCGGCGGCGTAGGCCTCGACGAACTCGTCGATGACGTCGTCCTTGAACCGGTCGGCGAAATCCCAGACGTAGAACGGGATTCCGAGCACGTCCGCGGCACGACGGGCGTCGGAGGCATCCTCCCGCGAACAGCAGCCGCGCGACCCGGTGCGCAGGGCGCCCGGCGCGGTCGAGAGCGCGAGATGGACGCCGACGACCTCGTGGCCGGCCTCGACGGCACGTGCGGCCGCCACCGCCGAGTCGACGCCGCCGCTCATCGCTGCCAGTACGCGCATCACAGAACCTTTCCGCCGGGTGCGGAGACGAGGCCGGCGGCGCGAGCACGATCCACGACCTCGTCGATGACCTGGGCCACCGCGTCGATGTCGGCGTCGGTGGTCGTGTGGGAGAGCGAGAAGCGCAGCGACGACCGGGCGTCGGCCATGTCGAGTCCCATGGCGAGCAAGACGTGGCTGGCCTGCGCGACACCCGCCGTGCAGGCGGAACCGGTGGAGCACTCGATGCCCTTGGCGTCGAGGAGCATCAACAGGGAGTCCCCCTCGCAACCGGCGAAGGAGACGTGGACGTTGCCGGGCAGGCGTGCGTCGGCGTCCGCGCCGTTGCGTACCGTGCCCTCGACGCCGAGCAGGATCTCGGCGAGCCGCGACGCATGGGCGCGTACGCGGGTGGTGTTCTCGTCCATGTGCTCGACGCCCCAGGTCAGCGCGGCAGCCATGCCGGCGGCACCGGCGACGTCCTGCGTGCCCGACCGCACGTCACGTTCGTGGCCACCGCCGTGCTGCAGCGGGACGCAGGCGACCTCCCGACCGAGCAGGAGCGCACCGACGCCCTGGGGGCCGCCGAACTTGTGGGCGGCGATGCTCAGTGCCGAGAGTCCGCTGGCCGCGAAGTCGATCGGCAGATGACCGGCGGCCTGGATGGCGTCGGAATGCACCGGTACACCGAACTCGGCCCCGAGTGCCGAGATCTCGGCGATCGGCTGGATGGAACCCACCTCGTTGTTGGCCCACATGACCGAGATGAGAGCCGTCTGATCGGCGTGCGCCTCCAGCTCGGCACGGAGATCGGCGGGTGACACCACTCCGTCGGCGTCGACGGGCAACACCACCAACTCGGCTCCGGCGTCGGCGGCGAGCCACTGCGCGGGGTCGAGAACGGCGTGGTGCTCGACCGCGGACACGATGATGCGACGACGCTGTTCGTCGGCGCGGCGTCGGGCCCAATAGATGCCCTTGACCGCGAGATTGTCGGCTTCGGTACCCCCGCCGGTGAAGATGACCTCCGACGGTCGCGCACCGAGCGCGGCGGCGATCGCCTCGCGCGCCTCCTCGAGGCGGCGTCGGGCGGTCCGGCCTGATCCGTGCAGCGAGGACGCGTTACCCGGGTCGCCGAAGACAGCCGTCATCGCCTCGACGGCTTCGGGCAGCATCTGCGTCGAAGCAGCGTGGTCGAGGTAGACGGACGTGCGCGGCGGCACGCGGGTTGACAGAGGCATCGCTAGCAAGGATAAACGCGCGGCCGACGTCGACAAATTCCGCGCGTTCCTGCCGTCAGACGCGTTCGAGGTAGAAGTACAGGTGACGTCCGTCGACGACGCCGCCCTTGCCGTTCATGATGCCCATGACGGTGGTGTCGTCGACGCGCTTGAAGTGATCGACGATCGGCTGGCCGTCGTAGATCATCGACGCGGTGATCTCGCCGCGGAACTCGATCGCCCACAGGCTCGCCTCGCCCTTGCCGAGCTTGACGTTGGAGAACAGCTTGCCGTTCTCGTCCCGGCAGACCAGCGGCTGCACATCACTGCGCGAGGTGAAGGTCTTACCGAACCAGTTGGCCTTTCCCAGTACGCCGTTGACGGCGTGGCCGGTGGTGAACTCGCCGCCCTTCCAGGCGCCGAACATCTCCTCTGGACGCAGCGTCGCGAGTCCCGCCCACACGGTGTCGAGGACCGCGTCGTCGACGAGGCCTTCCGCGTCCCGCAGCTCGAAGAATTTGGCGCGGGCCGCTTCTCGGGTCATGGTGGACGTCATCGTCGGACTCCTTCGACATACGGCGATCTCCTCGGCCACATACCCGGCCGCTCCGAAGGAACCTATATCAGATAACGATCGATTTCACTTTCCGCCGGAGCTCAGCACGCGCTCGCATCGCCGGGCCAGTTCACGACGGTCGGTCCCCGGCGATTCGGCGGGTTCGAGGCGGACGGCCGCGGTCAGGCCGCGTGCCCGGAGCACTCTGCGCAAGGTGTCGAGGGGCGAGTCGTCGCCGATGAAACTCGGGGCCGTGGCGGCATGTCCGTCCGGCCCGAGGAAGCGCAGGCGGACCGGGAACACCGGCACCCCGGCGTCGACGGCGGCCTG harbors:
- a CDS encoding oxidoreductase, whose protein sequence is MTDAGLFRLSVPKRYGGYETSVRTMLDVSAAVAEADGGTSWIVTLTNVCNWLVGLMSQEAQDEVFGADPDARVSGVLAPTAETRKVDGGYRVSGKWYYNSGSHQCTWAVMGIPITDGDGNVVDQGCALIPRSDLAFEDTWFVAGMRSSGSNCFIADDVFVPDHRIISVPPAIGGTYPTPHTDEVLYRSALVPVLALVLIGPQLGMGRAALDFVVDKAAKKPISYTFFGSQKDSTAFQLQVAEASRLIDTAHLHAYRAAADIDDAAARGEYPDYLVRARVRSDTGYVAECITHAIDILLSAHGAGSFAETSPLQRTWRDSATAARHAIVSPAVSFEAYGKALLGVDEPITPMI
- a CDS encoding fumarylacetoacetate hydrolase family protein codes for the protein MRIANHDGRATLVTGDNGAEHGIDVATASGGRFGPDLHSLYDNWTAFITWAADSDISDAEPVEIDRSLLGAPSPAPRQVFAVGLNYDSHASESGFDSPTHLPPVFTKYVSSFSGPDTTVTIPEGGSVDWEVELVVVIGRETRGVGAGDAWNHIAGLTVGQDISERVGQLRGPAPQFGLGKSHPGFSPQGPWLVTPDHLPDPDDLELGCAIDGEGMQKGRTRDLIFPVPALVAELSRNVTLYPGDVIFTGTPAGVGAARDPKRFLAPGEQLDSWITGIGELHQTFIASHEDTP
- a CDS encoding VOC family protein; protein product: MTLHRLASVTIGVPNVAQTAEYYDEFGLTPEADGWFSTTDGGRQLRIVETPARRLVAMTIGADHPDDLDRIAHNLSELDIPFRRNASQVTAIEVATEVTVTVDVQPRITQRPVDPTPYNGPGRIDRGTGRAPGVLRDDAIRPRKLGHAVLGSTDHVVTQRFFTHGLGFKISDEVPGLAAFLRCSTDHHNVLVQQSPVNFLHHTSWQVDDVDEVGRGAMRMLEADPDRHVWGLGRHYAGSNFFWYLKDPAGNFSEYYSDMDSIVDDQLWTPEVVEGAKGLFSWGPPPPPSFLAPEDLASLMTGAHSAV
- a CDS encoding acetoacetate--CoA ligase; translated protein: MSCSPPPIWQPDAVSASHIGEFAERVESSTGQHVRDYRDLWHWSVDQPAAFWSSVVDHFDVLVDDVPDDILPDPTMPGAQWFPGAHINYAEHALRRRGSAAAVIAVDEAGTTTHVSRDELRGMVGAVQQWLRDHGVTRGDRVVGYLPNSLPALVCMLATTASGAIWSACGQDYGAAGAGARLAQLDPVVLIADDGYHWNGVAHDRRDDVAQLMSQMPHLRGVLHVQTLDTAAANRNSTLSRWDDVISHPREPVFTRVEFNEPLWVLFSSGTTGAPKGIMHSHGGVTLDHLKLLGLHNDLGEGDCFFWYTTTNWMMWNLVASGLLVGSTVVLYDGAPTHPDPARLWNIVAEHRVTMMGLSPGYLAASEKAGIRPRVDLDLSSLRAIGSTGAPLPAHAYHWVRDNVGASIQLASTSGGTDVVSGFAGSAPTTPIWPGEISAPLLGVNLQAWDDLGKSVIDEVGELVIVSPMPSMPVAFWNDPDGHRYRDAYFDTYPGVWRHGDWITLTDRGSVIISGRSDATLNRQGVRLGSADIYEVVDALAQIRESLVVGVELDADKYWMPLFVVMADGHVLDDNLRRRIVEELRTHASPRHVPDDIIDVPAIPHTRTGKKLEIPVKRLIQGRPSSQVIGVDTVDDPEALDHFRRFAVTSKSPR
- a CDS encoding vitamin-B12 independent methionine synthase yields the protein MRSYRVHLVAADRRRDPVTTSGLPTGVGTGVGSMPGADPRAAAAVVNGELDLAHLVELPGRGLGSDLIGRMAAILVDLPMDTAIWGYRLAQRESQLTRRARDFLKEDLDVVEELWETAGFVGTGRPFKVQVAGPFTTSASVELPNGHRVLKDPGAVRDIVASTAEGLREHVGEVTRRLGARVVVQIDEPMIGRVIDGTVKPLTRFDPIRAIPAIEAARALTELIGLLDVPVVLHDCSRPRWDLLEHLRGVAYSIDVTAPTDADLDGIGMLIDRGDVLVAGRVQSTAPKHPVNADTVATGLAAITDRIGLNRKVLSENVVVTPTCGLAGASESWAKTALSVCAAAGQLLAGDPTAL
- the mnmA gene encoding tRNA 2-thiouridine(34) synthase MnmA; the encoded protein is MRVLAAMSGGVDSAVAAARAVEAGHEVVGVHLALSTAPGALRTGSRGCCSREDASDARRAADVLGIPFYVWDFADRFKDDVIDEFVEAYAAGRTPNPCLTCNEKIKFAALADKAIALGFDALATGHYAQLVDGELRRAVDDDKDQSYVLAVLTREQLSRALFPIGDTPKSEIRAEAARRGLAVADKPDSHDICFIPSGDTRAFLGSKIGIRPGAVVDASSGERLADHDGVHGFTIGQRKGLGIDAPAADGKPRYVTEIDPESGTVTVGTAADLQVWGITATRAVWTSGITPDEPFEAMVQVRAHGGLAPVRATPTIVAGEPAIDIVLHEPLTGVARGQAAVLYLPDAERGDQVVGCGRIASTSSQPTAVATR
- a CDS encoding cysteine desulfurase family protein, with amino-acid sequence MPLSTRVPPRTSVYLDHAASTQMLPEAVEAMTAVFGDPGNASSLHGSGRTARRRLEEAREAIAAALGARPSEVIFTGGGTEADNLAVKGIYWARRRADEQRRRIIVSAVEHHAVLDPAQWLAADAGAELVVLPVDADGVVSPADLRAELEAHADQTALISVMWANNEVGSIQPIAEISALGAEFGVPVHSDAIQAAGHLPIDFAASGLSALSIAAHKFGGPQGVGALLLGREVACVPLQHGGGHERDVRSGTQDVAGAAGMAAALTWGVEHMDENTTRVRAHASRLAEILLGVEGTVRNGADADARLPGNVHVSFAGCEGDSLLMLLDAKGIECSTGSACTAGVAQASHVLLAMGLDMADARSSLRFSLSHTTTDADIDAVAQVIDEVVDRARAAGLVSAPGGKVL
- a CDS encoding DUF4334 domain-containing protein encodes the protein MTSTMTREAARAKFFELRDAEGLVDDAVLDTVWAGLATLRPEEMFGAWKGGEFTTGHAVNGVLGKANWFGKTFTSRSDVQPLVCRDENGKLFSNVKLGKGEASLWAIEFRGEITASMIYDGQPIVDHFKRVDDTTVMGIMNGKGGVVDGRHLYFYLERV